The Geothrix oryzae DNA window CCTTCATGGCGCCGCAGTTGGAGTGGCCGCAGACGATGATGTCCTTCACCTGGAGCACGGTGACGGCGAATTCGATGCCCGCGCTCATGCCGCCCATGTGTTCGTACGGGGGCACGAGGTTGCCCACATTGCGCAGGATGAACAGCTCGCCTGGCTGGGTCTGCGTGATCAGGTTCGGGCTGATGCGCGAGTCCGAGCAGGTGATGAAGAGCGTTTCGGGCGCCTGGTCCTTGTCCAGCCGCTCGAAAAGCTCTTTGTGGGAACTGAAGATCTGGGTCTGGAACTGGTGGATGCCTTGGACGAGCTTCTGCATCCGACCATTCTACCGGAGGTCAGGCTCAGAGGCTCAAGTGGGCCATGTGCTCTTCGGAGGTGATGGGGGTGTTCGGCTCGTCATGGATGATCTTGCCGTCGCGCAGCTTCACGATCCGGTGGGCATGCCGGGCGATGTCCTCCTCGTGGGTGACGAGGATGATGGTGTTGCCCTTCTGGTACAGATCCTCGAAGAGGGCCATGATCTCGATGCTGGTCTTGGAATCGAGGGCACCCGTCGGCTCGTCGGCCAGGAGGATGGACGGATTGTTCACCAGGGCCCGGGCGATGGCCACGCGCTGCCGCTGGCCGCCGGACAGCTGGTTGGGCATGTGATCGCTGCGGGTGCCCAGGCCGACATTCTCCAGGGCCTTCAGGGCCATCTGGTGCCGCTCGACGGGCGTCTTGCCCGCATAGATTAGAGGCAGCTCCACATTCTGCAGGGAGGTGGTGCGGGCCAGCAGGTTGAAGGTCTGGAAGACGAAGCCGATCTCCTCGTTGCGGATCTGGGCCAGGTTGTCATCCGTCATGGCCGAGGCCAGCTTGCCGTTCAGCTCGTAGGTGCCGGTGGTGGGCGTGTCCAGGCAGCCGATGACATTCATCATGGTGGACTTGCCGGAACCGGAGGGTCCCATGATGGCCACATACTCGCCGCGGTGGATCTCCATGGAGACGCCATCCAGGGCGCGCACTTCCATGTCTCCCATCTGGTAGACCTTGGTGATGTCGGTGAGCCGGATCAGGGGAGCATCGGTCATGGGATCCTCGAAGGGCCGCTGACGGCCCTGCGTTATCTTCGCAGATGTCCCCGGAGGGGTTTAGGGTCCCGTCGGGATTCCCGCTACAATCCAGAACTCGTCCGCATTTAGCATGTAGGTTCCATTCACGATGATCGCCCCCTTGATCCGAGCCCTGGGTCGGCCGCTGTTGCGGCTGCGCTATCGAATCCAGTTCGAGGGGGCGGAGTCCCTGCCCGTTCCCGGGAGACCAGGCGTCCTCTTCCTGGCCTCCCACCCGACCCTGGTGGACCCCTTTCTGCTGGTGACGGCCCTCCATGGCCGCTTCGCGCCGATCCTGGTGGCCGGCCGGGACCACGCGGCCTCGGCTCCTCTGCGCTGGCTGGCCCGGCTGCTGGGCTTCCGCCCCCTGCCGGATCCCGCGGACCACGGGGACCGGACCCGCCAGGTCCTGGACCAGGAACTGACCGCCCTGGCCGGGCACCTGACCTCGGGCGGCAACCTCATCCTGTTCCCGGGGGCCCGCCTGGCCCGCCAGAAGGTCGAGGACCTCGCCGACAACAGCACGGTGGCGTCGATTCTCCGCCAGGCTCCCGGGGCCCGGGTGGTGGTGATCCGC harbors:
- a CDS encoding ABC transporter ATP-binding protein, with protein sequence MTDAPLIRLTDITKVYQMGDMEVRALDGVSMEIHRGEYVAIMGPSGSGKSTMMNVIGCLDTPTTGTYELNGKLASAMTDDNLAQIRNEEIGFVFQTFNLLARTTSLQNVELPLIYAGKTPVERHQMALKALENVGLGTRSDHMPNQLSGGQRQRVAIARALVNNPSILLADEPTGALDSKTSIEIMALFEDLYQKGNTIILVTHEEDIARHAHRIVKLRDGKIIHDEPNTPITSEEHMAHLSL